The following proteins come from a genomic window of Frankia casuarinae:
- a CDS encoding ABC transporter ATP-binding protein: MSSPVPAPRRGPAPTAGPARFFVGPGATEKSMDFAASSRRLLGLLRPQRHLLIAVVVLATLSVGLSVIGPRLLGHATDLVFAGIFSRRLPAGSTKEQAVAQLRATGHGTQADLLASLDVTPGHGMDFDAIGVVLLGVVVVYAVSGLCGVLQARLANLALQRVISDLRRDVQAKISRLPVRYFDGQPRGEVLSRVTNDIDNFGQSLQQSMSQIVASTLTIVGVLSMMLWISWILALIALVTVPVSIMMATRVGKLAQPQFVAQWRITGGLNAHIEEMYTGHTLVRAFGRQEESAEIFREQNERLYAASWRAQFISGLMQPSMLFIGNLNYVLVAVIGGLRVASGSLSIGDVQAFIQYSRQFSQPLSQVASMANLVQSGVASAERVFDLLDTVEQEPDRAVPAHPERLRGRVAFERVSFRYEPNKPLIEDLSLVAEPGHTVAIVGPTGAGKTTLINLLMRFYEVTGGRITLDGVDVAAMSRDELRASIGMVLQDTWLFGGTIAENIAYGAEGATHEQIVAAARAAHVDRFVRTLPAGYDTVLDDEGVGVSGGEKQLITIARAFLVEPLILVLDEATSSVDTRTEVLIQRAMSTLRAGRTAFVIAHRLSTIRDADTILVMENGAIVEQGTHTELLAADGPYSRLYQSQFAQAVVEI; this comes from the coding sequence ATGAGCAGCCCGGTACCGGCACCGCGCCGCGGCCCGGCCCCGACGGCCGGGCCCGCTCGGTTCTTCGTGGGCCCGGGCGCGACGGAGAAGTCGATGGACTTCGCCGCGTCGAGCCGCCGGCTGCTCGGACTGCTGCGACCGCAGCGCCACCTGCTGATCGCCGTCGTGGTCCTGGCGACGTTGAGCGTCGGCCTGAGCGTGATCGGTCCTCGCCTGCTCGGCCACGCCACCGACCTGGTGTTCGCGGGGATCTTCAGTCGGCGGCTGCCAGCCGGCAGCACGAAGGAACAGGCGGTCGCGCAGCTGCGTGCCACCGGCCACGGTACCCAGGCGGACCTGCTCGCCTCGCTCGACGTGACCCCCGGTCATGGCATGGACTTCGATGCCATCGGTGTCGTGCTGCTGGGGGTCGTGGTCGTCTACGCGGTGTCCGGATTGTGCGGTGTGCTCCAGGCCCGGCTGGCGAACCTGGCCCTGCAGAGAGTGATCAGTGATCTGCGCCGCGACGTCCAGGCGAAGATCTCGCGGTTGCCCGTCCGTTACTTCGACGGTCAGCCGCGAGGCGAGGTGCTCAGCCGGGTCACCAACGACATCGACAACTTCGGGCAGAGCCTGCAGCAGAGCATGTCGCAGATTGTCGCGTCGACGCTGACGATCGTGGGCGTGCTATCGATGATGCTCTGGATCTCCTGGATCCTCGCCCTGATCGCGCTGGTCACGGTGCCAGTGTCGATCATGATGGCGACCCGGGTCGGCAAGCTGGCTCAGCCCCAGTTTGTCGCCCAGTGGCGGATCACCGGTGGTCTCAACGCCCATATCGAGGAGATGTACACCGGGCACACGCTCGTGCGGGCGTTCGGCCGGCAGGAGGAATCCGCGGAGATCTTTCGTGAGCAGAACGAGCGGCTCTACGCCGCCAGTTGGCGCGCGCAGTTCATCTCCGGTCTCATGCAGCCCTCGATGTTGTTCATCGGAAACCTGAACTACGTGCTGGTAGCTGTGATCGGCGGCCTGCGGGTCGCGTCCGGCTCGCTGTCGATCGGTGACGTCCAGGCGTTCATCCAATATTCTCGGCAGTTCAGCCAGCCGTTGTCCCAGGTTGCCAGCATGGCGAACCTGGTGCAGTCCGGGGTGGCCTCCGCGGAGCGGGTGTTCGACCTGCTCGACACCGTCGAGCAGGAACCCGACCGGGCGGTTCCGGCGCATCCGGAGCGGCTTCGTGGCCGGGTGGCCTTCGAACGCGTCTCCTTCCGCTACGAACCGAACAAGCCGTTGATCGAGGACCTGTCACTTGTCGCGGAACCTGGTCACACCGTCGCGATCGTCGGGCCGACCGGCGCCGGCAAGACCACTCTGATCAACCTGCTGATGCGCTTCTACGAGGTCACCGGCGGACGGATCACCTTGGACGGGGTCGATGTCGCGGCGATGTCGCGGGATGAACTGCGGGCCAGCATCGGCATGGTCCTGCAGGACACCTGGCTGTTCGGCGGAACGATCGCGGAGAACATCGCCTACGGTGCGGAGGGCGCCACCCACGAGCAGATTGTGGCGGCGGCCCGCGCCGCGCACGTCGACCGGTTCGTCCGCACTCTTCCCGCGGGTTACGACACCGTGCTCGACGACGAGGGGGTCGGCGTGAGCGGCGGGGAGAAGCAGCTGATCACCATCGCCCGCGCCTTCCTCGTGGAACCTCTGATCCTGGTTCTCGACGAGGCGACGAGCTCGGTGGACACCCGTACCGAGGTCCTCATCCAACGGGCGATGTCGACCCTGCGGGCGGGGCGGACCGCGTTCGTCATCGCGCATCGGCTGTCGACCATCCGGGACGCGGACACCATTCTCGTGATGGAGAACGGAGCCATCGTCGAACAGGGCACCCACACCGAGCTCCTGGCCGCCGATGGCCCATACTCCCGGCTGTACCAGTCCCAGTTCGCCCAGGCCGTCGTCGAGATCTGA
- a CDS encoding cystathionine beta-synthase encodes MQAFDHVIDLVGNTPLVRITPTIETTPTPVLAKLEYLNPGGSVKDRVALTMVSAAEEAGLLPPGGTIIEPTSGNTGVGLALVAARRGYRCVFTMPDKISEEKRAVLRAYGAEVVICPTAVAPDDPRSYYSVARRLVRETPGGWSPDQYSNPNNPAAHYATTGPEIWQATNGRVTHFVAGIGTGGTISGVGRYLKEASGGTVQIVGADPEGSVYSGGSGRPYLVEGVGEDIWPTTYDKTVVDRVEAVSDRDSFLMTRELARKCGLLVGGSGGLAVVVALRVARELGPDDAVVVLLPDSGRGYLSKIFNDEWMYEYGFLEPPSNEPTVSDVLRNKAEQTSGPPDLVHVHPAETVGAAISYLREYNVSQMPVVRHEPPLRAAEVAGSVIERHLLAAVFADRSAIDAPVADHLSPSLPMVGTGEPLARIVAVLGDEPAVLVHDEGNPVGILTRADLLSFLAVR; translated from the coding sequence ATGCAGGCATTCGACCACGTAATCGATCTTGTCGGAAACACGCCGCTGGTCCGGATCACACCGACGATCGAGACGACGCCGACGCCAGTGCTGGCAAAGCTGGAGTACCTTAATCCCGGTGGATCGGTGAAAGACCGGGTAGCGCTGACCATGGTCTCCGCCGCCGAGGAGGCCGGACTGCTTCCGCCTGGTGGGACCATCATCGAACCTACCAGCGGAAACACCGGTGTCGGCTTGGCCCTGGTGGCGGCCCGGCGGGGCTATCGCTGCGTGTTCACCATGCCCGACAAGATCAGCGAAGAGAAACGAGCCGTCCTGCGCGCCTACGGCGCCGAGGTCGTCATCTGCCCGACAGCAGTGGCACCCGACGACCCCCGCTCCTACTACTCGGTGGCCCGCCGGCTCGTCCGCGAGACTCCCGGTGGTTGGAGCCCGGATCAGTATTCCAACCCGAACAATCCCGCTGCGCACTACGCTACGACCGGGCCGGAGATCTGGCAGGCCACGAACGGTCGCGTCACCCATTTCGTCGCCGGCATCGGGACCGGCGGGACGATCAGTGGAGTCGGCCGTTACCTCAAGGAGGCGTCCGGCGGAACCGTGCAGATCGTGGGCGCGGATCCGGAGGGTTCGGTCTACTCCGGTGGCAGCGGCCGGCCCTACCTCGTCGAAGGCGTCGGGGAGGACATCTGGCCGACGACCTACGACAAGACGGTCGTCGACCGGGTGGAGGCGGTCAGCGACCGCGACTCGTTCCTGATGACGCGCGAGCTGGCCAGGAAATGCGGGCTGCTGGTGGGCGGATCAGGCGGGCTCGCGGTGGTAGTCGCCCTCCGGGTCGCTCGCGAGCTCGGCCCGGACGACGCCGTTGTGGTCCTGCTTCCGGACTCCGGCCGCGGATACCTGTCGAAGATCTTCAACGACGAATGGATGTACGAGTACGGCTTTCTGGAGCCGCCGTCGAACGAGCCGACCGTCTCGGACGTCCTGCGGAACAAGGCCGAACAGACCAGTGGTCCCCCCGATCTGGTGCATGTCCACCCGGCCGAGACAGTCGGTGCCGCCATCTCCTACCTGCGCGAGTACAACGTGTCGCAGATGCCGGTGGTGCGGCACGAACCGCCCCTGCGGGCGGCGGAGGTCGCGGGTTCCGTCATCGAGCGGCATCTGCTCGCGGCGGTCTTCGCCGACCGGTCCGCCATCGACGCTCCGGTCGCCGATCATCTGTCGCCGTCGCTTCCGATGGTGGGTACCGGCGAGCCACTGGCCCGGATCGTCGCGGTGCTCGGGGACGAACCCGCGGTGCTGGTACACGACGAGGGTAATCCCGTCGGCATCCTTACCCGTGCCGACCTGCTGAGTTTCCTGGCCGTCCGCTAG
- a CDS encoding diguanylate cyclase domain-containing protein, translating into MDIWDDLAQRNSAHLRERFLTGDLVAEGPQNAILGSWWRSQVLNVSPDRCSPVYDPDLDLDTRLVRAADPVLDRLASMIAGTWVCVCLTDDQARILAHRVGEASFGLHPGFCVAEHLVGTSAVALALVERRPARVSGAEHFADLYQPDACISAPVRDPLSGRIEGVFSLICRLAEANPSAEAMVGEAGRAIEHRLLEQASERERALLLAYRQAKHRMRIPAGGAQFPLDLDAGSGIEIKHDTRLVLQEKAAELIAAGRPTAIEVSLPHGQTATLVCREVRTHSAVAGLAVEVVLPFGPPRRLMTSAAAVAGHLNSQPRGADAGAPSAPGLFLPYAALSAPRPTPRLPAGAPDATRPASTPVASAYPASRQPAIGASLLAIGEQGIGRLAVAARRRLTLLYEASMHIGTTLDVTRTAEELAQAAVPELADVVTVDLSESVLRGEDSLRPTALLRRAALHGIQEGLALYPAGHQISFLPSTPQARCLASGRAVLEADLHAAPGWQAQDPERVEQLLAQGIHSLITVPLCARDVMFGVASFCRSRQPEPYEDDDLALAEELAARAALCLDNAHRYTRERQLHHQALHDPLTDLANRTLLTARLQRGLARRLHDNTQDDTQLALLFCDLDDFKSVNDRFGHAAGDDLLRVTAGRLTSCARSTDTVARISGDEFAVLLEGGCVDPESIGRRILETLRVPLVLAGTVHTTQASIGLVVVDPGTQATAESVLKQADSAMYAAKRRGKGTLVVYRPELCPASAEDALRTSLTHAVRGEDGGGTLNVSYQPIIELHTGRTVGVEAALRWDDPSSRSVPHHRLTLTAQQTGLAPALEHILLDRACRDLGRYRSTGHPEVALHIPVSILDAADARFTTEVVNALTVHHLPPDALVLRVAGATHHTDQAALRALRGLAARGIRLAITYPDAEDLSFDPLLPLPVQIIVLDAAATRHLTESLTDGRTPGEEENDGTLRTAFLATIRGLGISLLGTGIADAKQAATLAHSGCGLGQGSLFGGPAPLADIPGRYPT; encoded by the coding sequence GTGGACATCTGGGATGACCTTGCGCAGCGTAACAGCGCTCACCTGCGGGAACGATTCCTGACGGGGGACCTGGTAGCGGAAGGACCACAAAACGCGATTTTGGGTTCGTGGTGGCGCAGCCAGGTACTGAACGTGAGCCCGGACCGGTGCTCCCCCGTCTATGATCCGGATCTTGATCTGGACACGCGCCTGGTCCGCGCGGCCGACCCGGTACTCGACCGACTGGCATCCATGATCGCCGGGACCTGGGTGTGCGTGTGTCTCACCGACGACCAGGCAAGAATACTGGCGCACCGGGTCGGTGAGGCATCCTTCGGCCTACACCCTGGGTTCTGCGTCGCCGAGCACCTGGTCGGCACCAGCGCCGTAGCCCTCGCCCTCGTGGAAAGGCGCCCCGCCCGCGTCTCGGGCGCCGAGCACTTTGCTGACCTCTACCAACCGGACGCGTGCATATCCGCTCCCGTCCGCGACCCCCTCAGCGGGCGTATCGAAGGCGTGTTCAGCCTCATTTGCAGGCTCGCCGAGGCGAATCCGTCGGCGGAAGCCATGGTGGGGGAGGCTGGCCGCGCTATCGAACATCGCCTGCTGGAACAGGCGAGCGAGCGGGAACGCGCCTTGCTCCTGGCGTACCGGCAGGCCAAACACCGGATGCGGATACCGGCTGGCGGCGCACAGTTTCCGCTTGATCTCGATGCCGGGTCCGGCATCGAGATCAAGCACGATACTCGGCTGGTTTTGCAGGAGAAGGCCGCTGAACTGATCGCAGCGGGCCGGCCGACCGCCATCGAGGTATCCCTGCCGCACGGTCAGACTGCCACGCTGGTGTGCAGGGAGGTACGGACGCACTCCGCAGTGGCCGGGCTGGCCGTCGAGGTCGTCCTTCCCTTCGGGCCGCCCCGTCGCCTCATGACCAGCGCCGCGGCTGTGGCAGGACACCTCAACAGCCAGCCGCGGGGGGCCGACGCCGGTGCCCCGTCGGCGCCGGGGCTTTTCCTGCCGTATGCCGCGCTCAGCGCGCCCAGGCCGACGCCGCGACTGCCGGCGGGTGCACCCGACGCCACCCGCCCGGCCAGCACACCCGTGGCCAGTGCGTACCCGGCCAGCCGGCAGCCCGCCATCGGCGCGTCACTGCTGGCGATCGGGGAACAGGGAATCGGCCGTCTCGCGGTGGCGGCACGGCGACGCCTCACCCTGCTGTACGAGGCCAGTATGCACATCGGGACCACCCTCGACGTGACTCGGACCGCCGAGGAACTGGCCCAGGCAGCCGTGCCCGAACTCGCCGACGTCGTCACGGTGGACCTGTCGGAGTCTGTTCTGCGGGGCGAGGACTCGCTGCGTCCGACCGCACTGCTGCGCCGCGCCGCCCTGCACGGCATCCAGGAAGGCCTCGCTCTCTACCCGGCCGGTCACCAGATCAGCTTCCTGCCCTCCACGCCGCAGGCTCGGTGCCTGGCCAGCGGGCGAGCGGTGCTCGAGGCCGACCTGCACGCGGCTCCCGGTTGGCAGGCCCAGGACCCCGAACGCGTCGAGCAACTCCTCGCGCAGGGGATCCACTCGCTCATCACCGTCCCCCTGTGCGCCCGCGACGTGATGTTCGGGGTGGCCAGTTTCTGCCGCTCCCGGCAACCAGAGCCCTACGAGGACGACGACCTGGCCCTGGCCGAGGAGTTGGCCGCCCGCGCGGCGCTGTGCCTGGACAACGCCCACCGCTACACCCGCGAACGACAGCTGCACCACCAGGCCCTGCACGATCCGCTGACCGACCTGGCGAACCGCACGCTGTTGACGGCCCGACTGCAACGCGGACTTGCCCGGCGCCTCCACGACAATACGCAGGACGACACGCAGCTTGCACTACTGTTCTGCGACCTCGACGACTTCAAGAGCGTCAACGACAGATTCGGGCACGCGGCCGGCGACGACCTGCTTCGCGTAACCGCGGGTCGGCTGACGAGTTGCGCCCGTAGCACCGACACGGTTGCCCGCATCAGCGGCGACGAGTTCGCGGTCCTGCTGGAAGGCGGCTGCGTCGACCCCGAGTCCATCGGGCGGCGGATCCTGGAAACACTCCGCGTACCCTTGGTACTCGCCGGAACGGTTCATACAACCCAGGCCAGCATTGGGCTGGTCGTTGTCGACCCCGGCACTCAGGCCACCGCGGAAAGCGTGCTGAAACAGGCGGACTCCGCCATGTACGCCGCAAAACGGCGGGGTAAGGGCACCCTGGTGGTGTACCGGCCGGAGCTGTGCCCCGCCAGCGCCGAGGACGCCCTGCGCACCAGCCTCACCCACGCCGTACGCGGCGAGGATGGCGGCGGTACCCTCAACGTCAGCTATCAGCCGATCATCGAGCTCCACACCGGTCGGACCGTCGGTGTCGAGGCGGCGCTTCGGTGGGACGACCCGTCCTCCCGATCCGTTCCCCACCACCGTCTCACCCTCACCGCCCAGCAGACCGGGCTGGCCCCCGCACTGGAGCACATCCTGCTCGACCGGGCCTGCCGTGACCTCGGCCGATACCGAAGCACGGGCCATCCGGAGGTGGCCCTCCACATCCCCGTCTCGATCCTCGATGCCGCTGACGCCCGGTTCACGACCGAGGTGGTCAATGCTCTGACCGTCCACCACCTGCCACCCGATGCTCTCGTGCTCCGCGTCGCCGGCGCGACGCACCACACCGATCAGGCTGCCCTGCGGGCGCTGCGCGGACTGGCCGCACGAGGTATCAGGCTCGCGATCACCTATCCCGACGCCGAGGACCTCTCGTTCGATCCCCTTCTGCCGCTTCCCGTCCAGATCATCGTGCTCGACGCCGCCGCCACCCGGCACCTGACCGAATCGCTGACCGACGGCCGCACCCCCGGGGAAGAAGAAAACGACGGCACGCTGCGCACGGCGTTCCTCGCCACCATCCGCGGACTGGGCATTTCACTGCTGGGCACCGGCATCGCTGACGCGAAGCAGGCCGCCACCCTCGCGCACAGCGGCTGCGGCCTTGGCCAGGGCAGCCTCTTCGGCGGACCCGCACCGCTCGCCGACATCCCCGGCAGGTATCCGACATGA
- a CDS encoding ABC transporter substrate-binding protein, whose amino-acid sequence MRQASRILLAFSVALSVVVAGCTSQRGGSSGAAAGGSAAASRLTGPAVTVGFVTVENSTVGSYPETRKAAQAAVDYANTSLGGLDGRPLRLISCATDGSPESSQNCANRLVATKPLAVVGGIDFGAEAAMPIYETAHIPYVTGSPQLSGELGSHNAFAFSGGSLSELLGLTDYLTNIRHVRSVHALYLDLPGLLSAAIQGSQNVLHHKGVSDVKLVPEKSDAADFAPALTQVAAGKPDAIIVVFQAATCTRIVQAAAALNIRSDIYFIGPCTTPAVPRAASGRTDNLYFASSYLPVGTSDGDADTAAFRKAIPEADRSSSSQGSFSAVLNIRSLLAGTAQPTSAALLTALRASHDRPNVMAHPFTCDGKQIDIFPAICNTAVRLLAWKNNTFTDVTGNWLDGRQLIKLIN is encoded by the coding sequence GTGAGACAAGCCTCCCGCATCCTCCTCGCGTTCTCCGTAGCCTTGTCCGTCGTTGTCGCCGGGTGCACGAGTCAGCGCGGTGGCTCGTCCGGCGCAGCTGCCGGTGGCAGCGCGGCGGCGAGCCGCCTGACCGGGCCTGCGGTCACTGTCGGCTTCGTAACGGTTGAGAACAGCACTGTCGGGTCATACCCGGAGACCCGGAAGGCCGCTCAGGCCGCCGTGGACTACGCCAACACCTCTCTGGGCGGGCTCGACGGTCGACCGCTCCGGCTGATCAGCTGCGCAACCGACGGCTCGCCGGAGTCCTCCCAGAACTGCGCCAACCGGCTTGTCGCCACGAAACCACTCGCGGTGGTCGGCGGGATCGATTTCGGCGCGGAGGCGGCGATGCCGATATACGAGACCGCCCACATCCCGTACGTCACCGGCTCTCCTCAACTGAGCGGAGAACTCGGCTCACACAACGCCTTCGCATTTTCCGGCGGTTCGCTCAGCGAGCTGCTCGGCCTCACCGACTATCTGACGAACATCCGGCATGTGCGCAGCGTGCATGCCCTGTACCTCGACCTGCCCGGCCTGCTGTCCGCCGCTATCCAGGGATCGCAGAACGTCCTGCACCATAAAGGTGTGTCCGACGTCAAACTGGTGCCGGAGAAATCCGACGCGGCAGACTTCGCGCCGGCCCTGACCCAGGTCGCGGCGGGCAAGCCGGACGCGATCATCGTGGTGTTCCAGGCGGCGACGTGCACCCGGATCGTCCAGGCCGCGGCGGCGCTGAACATCCGCAGCGACATCTACTTCATCGGTCCCTGCACCACCCCCGCGGTGCCGCGCGCGGCCAGCGGCCGGACCGACAACCTCTACTTCGCATCCAGCTACCTACCGGTCGGGACGAGCGATGGTGACGCCGACACGGCGGCGTTCCGTAAGGCGATCCCGGAGGCCGATCGGTCCTCGTCGTCGCAGGGATCCTTCTCCGCCGTCCTCAACATCCGGTCGCTGCTGGCCGGTACCGCCCAGCCGACCTCGGCCGCCCTGCTCACGGCGCTTCGCGCCTCCCACGACCGCCCGAACGTCATGGCCCATCCGTTCACCTGCGACGGCAAGCAGATCGACATCTTCCCGGCGATCTGCAACACGGCGGTGCGGCTGCTGGCGTGGAAGAACAACACGTTCACCGATGTCACCGGCAACTGGCTCGACGGGCGCCAGCTCATCAAACTGATCAACTGA
- a CDS encoding YccF domain-containing protein yields the protein MRLVLNVIWLVFGGFWLAVGYALAALVCFILIVTIPFGIAALRMANFTLWPFGRRIVDRPGAGGASLVGNVLWILLAGWWLALGHLTTGLALCLTIIGIPLGLANFKLIPVSLLPLGKEIVDVDAPAVGARAAF from the coding sequence ATGCGCCTCGTGCTCAACGTCATCTGGTTGGTATTCGGTGGTTTCTGGCTTGCCGTCGGCTATGCCCTCGCAGCGCTTGTGTGCTTCATTCTCATCGTCACGATTCCCTTCGGGATCGCCGCCCTGCGGATGGCGAACTTCACCCTGTGGCCGTTTGGACGGCGCATTGTCGACCGACCCGGCGCCGGCGGGGCGTCCCTGGTCGGAAACGTGCTGTGGATCCTGCTGGCCGGTTGGTGGTTGGCACTGGGACATCTCACCACCGGCCTGGCACTCTGCCTCACCATCATCGGTATCCCGCTCGGGTTGGCGAACTTCAAACTGATCCCGGTCTCGCTGCTGCCGCTGGGTAAGGAGATCGTGGACGTCGACGCCCCCGCGGTCGGAGCTCGCGCGGCATTCTGA
- a CDS encoding ABC transporter ATP-binding protein encodes MLIRLLRAHLGPYGRPISILVLLQLVATIAMLYLPTLNADIIDRGVVIGDTGYIMRIGGLMLGVSVVQIVCAGAAVFFGARTAMALGRDIRASVFDRVQSFSAREVGRFGAPSLITRATNDVQQVQMLMLMSFTLMVSAPIMCLGGIILAVNQDAGLSLLLVAITPVLAVIISLIVRRMRPLGRAMQERLDAVNRILREQITGLRVIRAFVQDDYERRRFAVADAELTDISLRFGRLMALMFPLVLTVVNFSSVAVLWFGAHRIDAGQMQIGALTAFLSYLMQILMSVMMATFMFMMIPRAEVCAERIQEVLETDSTVLPPQNPVRELRRHGDLELRGVGFHYPGAEAPVLRAISLRARPGQTTAIIGSTGSGKTTLLGLVPRLADATEGAVLVDGVDVRDLDPALLARTVGLVPQKPYLFSGTVATNLRYGNPDATDDELWRALEIAQAKDFVEAMPDGLDTAIAQGGTNVSGGQRQRLSIARVLVHGPEIYLFDDSFSALDYATDARLRRALAHETSAATVVIVAQRVATIRDADQIIVLDHGEVAGVGTHQQLMADNTTYREIVLSQLTEEEAA; translated from the coding sequence ATGCTGATCCGACTTCTGCGGGCTCACCTCGGCCCCTACGGCCGGCCGATCTCGATACTGGTCCTTCTGCAGCTGGTGGCGACGATCGCCATGCTCTACCTCCCCACCCTCAACGCCGACATCATTGATCGTGGAGTGGTCATCGGCGACACCGGCTACATCATGCGTATCGGTGGACTCATGCTCGGTGTCAGCGTCGTGCAGATCGTCTGTGCCGGCGCCGCCGTCTTCTTCGGAGCCCGGACGGCGATGGCGCTCGGTCGGGACATCCGGGCGTCGGTGTTCGACCGGGTCCAGTCGTTCTCGGCCCGGGAGGTCGGCCGCTTCGGCGCGCCCTCTCTGATCACCCGGGCCACGAACGACGTGCAGCAGGTGCAGATGCTGATGTTAATGAGCTTCACGCTCATGGTCTCCGCGCCGATCATGTGCCTGGGCGGCATCATCCTGGCGGTCAACCAGGATGCCGGGCTCTCGCTCCTGCTCGTCGCGATCACTCCGGTCCTCGCAGTGATCATCAGCTTGATCGTGCGACGGATGCGGCCGCTGGGCCGGGCGATGCAGGAGCGCTTGGACGCCGTCAACCGGATCCTGCGGGAGCAGATCACCGGGCTCCGGGTGATCCGCGCTTTTGTCCAGGACGACTATGAGCGGCGCCGGTTCGCGGTGGCTGACGCCGAACTGACCGACATCTCGTTGCGGTTCGGTCGACTCATGGCGTTGATGTTCCCGCTCGTGCTCACCGTGGTCAACTTCTCGAGCGTGGCCGTGCTGTGGTTCGGTGCCCACCGTATCGACGCCGGCCAGATGCAGATCGGCGCGCTGACAGCCTTCCTCAGCTACCTGATGCAGATCCTGATGTCGGTGATGATGGCCACCTTCATGTTCATGATGATTCCCCGCGCCGAGGTGTGCGCGGAGCGCATCCAGGAGGTGCTCGAGACCGACTCCACGGTCCTGCCACCGCAGAACCCGGTGCGGGAGCTGCGCCGCCACGGTGACCTGGAACTGCGGGGCGTCGGGTTCCACTACCCGGGCGCGGAGGCGCCGGTCCTGCGCGCAATCAGCCTGCGCGCCCGGCCGGGTCAGACCACAGCCATCATCGGCAGCACCGGTAGCGGCAAGACAACGCTGCTCGGTCTGGTCCCGCGGTTGGCCGACGCCACCGAGGGCGCCGTCCTCGTCGACGGCGTCGACGTCCGCGATCTCGACCCGGCGCTGCTCGCCCGGACCGTCGGCCTGGTTCCACAGAAGCCGTATCTGTTCTCCGGCACCGTCGCGACCAATCTGCGTTACGGAAATCCGGACGCCACCGACGACGAACTGTGGCGCGCGCTGGAGATCGCGCAGGCGAAGGACTTCGTCGAAGCCATGCCGGACGGTCTCGACACCGCGATCGCCCAGGGTGGCACGAACGTCTCCGGCGGCCAGCGCCAACGGCTCTCCATCGCCCGCGTGCTCGTTCACGGCCCGGAGATCTACCTGTTCGACGACTCCTTCTCGGCCCTCGACTACGCCACCGACGCCCGCCTGCGCAGGGCGCTCGCCCACGAGACCTCCGCCGCGACCGTGGTGATCGTCGCTCAGCGGGTCGCCACCATCCGGGATGCGGATCAGATCATCGTGCTGGACCACGGTGAGGTGGCCGGCGTCGGCACCCACCAGCAGCTGATGGCCGACAACACCACGTACCGCGAGATTGTGCTCTCCCAGCTCACCGAGGAGGAGGCGGCATGA